Proteins encoded by one window of Antechinus flavipes isolate AdamAnt ecotype Samford, QLD, Australia chromosome 4, AdamAnt_v2, whole genome shotgun sequence:
- the PROCA1 gene encoding protein PROCA1 isoform X2 encodes MSARGCWLGLPLLLTAVAGGLGAAPHRAKRGFTYPGTLWCGAGNNAESYEQLGELEETDRCCREHDQCQQVIHPFTIGYGHHNFRWHTISHCDCDARLKACLRQVNDAASRAVGQAFFNVIQVPCFELTYEEQCVERYWCKSYGPRPRAVLQDPALYEFGGPTLRVPPPGSTTPPGRPPRSRRVRLPTATQGGKGAWKGKKKEKRTKKKGLSLTPPGWEPRLGREPEEGKSSVPPGQEGAAPDWGAQDRGSNDILQDELEAEGPAGPPRATEVKAMGRSKGRRKGRRGRNGPGKSVAPSTGPSLS; translated from the exons ATGAGTGCCCGGGGCTGCTGGCTGGGGCTGCCGCTGCTGCTGACCGCCGTGGCCGGGGGCCTGGGGGCCGCCCCCCACCGGGCCAAGAGGGGCTTCACTTACCCGGGCACGCTGTGGTGCGGGGCGGGAAACAACGCCGAGAGCTACGAGCAGCTAG gGGAGCTGGAGGAGACAGACAGATGCTGTCGAGAGCACGACCAGTGCCAGCAGGTCATCCACCCCTTCACCATTGGCTACGGCCACCACAACTTCCGCTGGCACACCATCAGCCACTGCGACTGCGACGCTCG GCTGAAGGCGTGCCTGCGGCAGGTGAACGACGCGGCGTCCCGAGCCGTGGGCCAGGCCTTCTTCAACGTCATCCAGGTGCCCTGCTTCGAGCTCACCTACGAGGAGCAGTGTGTGGAGCGCTACTG GTGCAAAAGCTACGGGCCCCGGCCGCGGGCAGTGCTGCAGGATCCCGCGCTCTACGAGTTTGGGGGGCCCACCCTCCGCGTCCCGCCGCCCGGCAGCACCACCCCCCCGGGGCGTCCCCCCCGAAGCCGGAGGGTCCGGCTCCCCACGGCCACTCAGGGTGGCAAGGGCGcctggaaggggaagaaaaaggagaaaaggaccaAGAAAAAGGGCCTCTCGCTGACACCCCCTGGCTGGGAGCCCCGGCTGGGCAGAGAGCCAGAGGAGGGGAAGAGCTCTGTGCCCCCCGGCCAGGAGGGCGCGGCCCCGGACTGGGGCGCCCAGGACCGCGGCTCTAACGACATCCTCCAGGATGAGCTCGAAGCCGAGGGGCCGGCAGGGCCTCCCAGAGCGACCGAGGTCAAGGCCATGGGCCGGtcaaaggggaggaggaaggggcgTCGAGGGAGGAACGGGCCCGGGAAGAGCGTGGCGCCCTCGACGGGGCCGAGCCTCAGCTGA
- the PROCA1 gene encoding protein PROCA1 isoform X1 has translation MSARGCWLGLPLLLTAVAGGLGAAPHRAKRGFTYPGTLWCGAGNNAESYEQLGELEETDRCCREHDQCQQVIHPFTIGYGHHNFRWHTISHCDCDARLKACLRQVNDAASRAVGQAFFNVIQVPCFELTYEEQCVERYWYGWCKSYGPRPRAVLQDPALYEFGGPTLRVPPPGSTTPPGRPPRSRRVRLPTATQGGKGAWKGKKKEKRTKKKGLSLTPPGWEPRLGREPEEGKSSVPPGQEGAAPDWGAQDRGSNDILQDELEAEGPAGPPRATEVKAMGRSKGRRKGRRGRNGPGKSVAPSTGPSLS, from the exons ATGAGTGCCCGGGGCTGCTGGCTGGGGCTGCCGCTGCTGCTGACCGCCGTGGCCGGGGGCCTGGGGGCCGCCCCCCACCGGGCCAAGAGGGGCTTCACTTACCCGGGCACGCTGTGGTGCGGGGCGGGAAACAACGCCGAGAGCTACGAGCAGCTAG gGGAGCTGGAGGAGACAGACAGATGCTGTCGAGAGCACGACCAGTGCCAGCAGGTCATCCACCCCTTCACCATTGGCTACGGCCACCACAACTTCCGCTGGCACACCATCAGCCACTGCGACTGCGACGCTCG GCTGAAGGCGTGCCTGCGGCAGGTGAACGACGCGGCGTCCCGAGCCGTGGGCCAGGCCTTCTTCAACGTCATCCAGGTGCCCTGCTTCGAGCTCACCTACGAGGAGCAGTGTGTGGAGCGCTACTGGTACGGCTG GTGCAAAAGCTACGGGCCCCGGCCGCGGGCAGTGCTGCAGGATCCCGCGCTCTACGAGTTTGGGGGGCCCACCCTCCGCGTCCCGCCGCCCGGCAGCACCACCCCCCCGGGGCGTCCCCCCCGAAGCCGGAGGGTCCGGCTCCCCACGGCCACTCAGGGTGGCAAGGGCGcctggaaggggaagaaaaaggagaaaaggaccaAGAAAAAGGGCCTCTCGCTGACACCCCCTGGCTGGGAGCCCCGGCTGGGCAGAGAGCCAGAGGAGGGGAAGAGCTCTGTGCCCCCCGGCCAGGAGGGCGCGGCCCCGGACTGGGGCGCCCAGGACCGCGGCTCTAACGACATCCTCCAGGATGAGCTCGAAGCCGAGGGGCCGGCAGGGCCTCCCAGAGCGACCGAGGTCAAGGCCATGGGCCGGtcaaaggggaggaggaaggggcgTCGAGGGAGGAACGGGCCCGGGAAGAGCGTGGCGCCCTCGACGGGGCCGAGCCTCAGCTGA